In a genomic window of Amycolatopsis japonica:
- a CDS encoding GNAT family N-acetyltransferase: MLRLAGARLLDDRDYPAVRAALATDPVGSCMVSARVETAGLDPWRLGGELWAADSRPVRAGRLQGLCFSGPNLIPLRGNASALRSFADRALRRQRSCSSLVGPAEQVLGLWDELEPEWGPAREVRHDQPLMALDGIPSVAADPLVRAVRPEELDRYLPAAIAMFVEEVGVDPRNGDGGAGYRARVAELIAGGRAFARFEDGEVVFKAEIGAMSSTVGQIQGVWVHPERRGGGLGTAGTASVVTRLVRGMGRTASLYVNAYNSPALAAYRKIGFQQVGQYATVLF; this comes from the coding sequence GTGTTGCGGCTTGCAGGTGCACGGCTGCTCGATGATCGGGACTATCCCGCGGTCCGTGCCGCGCTCGCCACAGACCCGGTCGGCAGCTGCATGGTCAGTGCCAGGGTGGAGACCGCGGGTCTCGACCCCTGGCGGCTCGGTGGCGAGCTCTGGGCCGCGGATTCCCGTCCGGTGCGCGCGGGCAGGCTCCAAGGGCTGTGCTTCTCCGGGCCGAATCTGATCCCGTTGCGCGGCAACGCCTCCGCTCTGCGTTCCTTCGCCGATCGTGCTCTGCGCCGCCAGCGGAGCTGCTCGTCGCTCGTCGGCCCGGCCGAGCAGGTACTGGGGCTGTGGGACGAACTCGAGCCGGAATGGGGCCCCGCCAGGGAAGTCCGACACGACCAGCCGTTGATGGCGCTCGACGGGATCCCGTCCGTCGCCGCCGATCCGCTGGTCCGCGCGGTGCGCCCGGAGGAACTCGACCGGTACCTCCCGGCCGCGATCGCCATGTTCGTCGAGGAGGTCGGCGTCGACCCCCGCAACGGTGACGGTGGCGCCGGATATCGCGCCCGCGTCGCGGAGCTGATCGCCGGCGGCCGCGCGTTCGCGCGCTTCGAAGACGGCGAGGTCGTCTTCAAGGCCGAGATCGGCGCGATGTCCTCCACGGTCGGCCAGATCCAGGGGGTCTGGGTGCATCCGGAACGCCGCGGCGGCGGTCTCGGCACCGCCGGGACGGCGTCCGTGGTGACCAGGCTCGTCCGCGGGATGGGCCGCACGGCCAGCCTGTACGTCAACGCCTACAACAGCCCCGCGCTCGCCGCCTACCGCAAGATCGGCTTCCAGCAGGTCGGGCAGTACGCGACGGTTCTGTTCTAG